From the Maioricimonas rarisocia genome, one window contains:
- a CDS encoding purple acid phosphatase family protein: MFLRKSGQLCCELLLLTLVCIVVPVSAHDGPEHDHEHAPPKRVADEVIHKPTARPDRIVLTWTGTPATSQSVTWRTDTSVRKAFGEVAIAGDGPKFVSKSRSVDATTTDFESNLGPARYHSVTFDDLAPSTKYAYRVGDGVNWSPWMHFTTASEGPKPFKFVYFGDAQNSLYEHWTRVVREAYADAPRAAFFLHAGDLVNRAESDAEWGEWFHAGSHIHTTIPCIATPGNHEYAKRIELKPSGIGRVLTGHWRPTFSLPQNGPETLEETVYWIDYQGVRIIALNSNEQIGPQKEWLAEVLADNPNRWTIVTFHHPIYSSKQGRDNPQLRAEWKPLFDKYKVDMVLQGHDHTYARSRLISEKNLPTGVAARSDEGGTIYVVSVSGPKMYDLGRQPFMRRAAEDTQLYQIISINDDKLLYEARTATGRLYDAFTLTKNDDGINRLEEQIPDTPERRREEMPE, encoded by the coding sequence ATGTTTCTTCGCAAGTCTGGCCAGCTTTGCTGCGAACTCCTGCTACTCACGCTCGTCTGCATCGTCGTCCCCGTTTCCGCCCACGACGGACCTGAGCACGACCACGAACACGCCCCCCCGAAGCGGGTCGCCGACGAGGTGATCCACAAGCCGACCGCACGTCCCGACCGGATCGTGCTGACCTGGACCGGCACCCCGGCCACGTCCCAGAGCGTTACCTGGCGAACCGACACGTCGGTCAGGAAGGCGTTCGGAGAAGTCGCCATCGCCGGCGACGGACCGAAATTCGTCAGCAAAAGCCGCTCGGTCGACGCCACGACAACCGACTTCGAATCGAACCTCGGTCCGGCCCGCTATCATTCGGTCACGTTCGACGACCTCGCGCCGTCCACGAAGTACGCCTATCGTGTCGGTGACGGCGTCAACTGGAGCCCGTGGATGCACTTCACCACGGCCAGCGAAGGGCCGAAGCCGTTCAAGTTCGTCTACTTCGGCGACGCCCAGAACAGCCTCTACGAACACTGGACGCGCGTCGTCCGCGAAGCCTACGCCGATGCCCCGCGCGCCGCCTTCTTCCTGCACGCCGGAGATCTGGTCAACCGCGCCGAGTCGGACGCCGAATGGGGTGAGTGGTTTCATGCCGGCAGCCACATCCATACGACGATTCCCTGCATCGCCACGCCGGGCAATCACGAATACGCAAAGCGGATCGAGCTCAAGCCGTCCGGCATCGGCCGTGTCCTGACCGGTCACTGGCGTCCGACCTTCAGCCTGCCGCAGAACGGACCGGAAACGCTCGAAGAAACCGTCTACTGGATTGACTACCAGGGAGTGCGGATCATCGCCCTGAACTCGAACGAGCAGATCGGCCCGCAGAAGGAGTGGCTCGCGGAGGTCCTGGCCGACAATCCCAATCGCTGGACGATCGTCACGTTCCACCACCCGATCTATTCGTCAAAGCAGGGCCGCGACAATCCCCAGCTCCGTGCCGAGTGGAAGCCGCTCTTCGACAAATACAAGGTCGACATGGTTCTGCAGGGACACGACCACACGTACGCCCGCAGCCGGTTGATCTCCGAGAAGAACCTGCCGACCGGTGTCGCCGCCCGCAGCGACGAGGGAGGCACGATCTACGTGGTTTCGGTGAGCGGCCCGAAGATGTACGACCTGGGCCGCCAGCCGTTCATGCGACGTGCCGCCGAAGACACGCAGCTGTACCAGATCATCTCGATCAACGACGACAAGCTGCTTTACGAAGCACGGACGGCAACCGGTCGGCTGTACGATGCGTTCACGCTGACGAAGAACGACGATGGCATCAACCGGCTCGAGGAACAGATCCCCGACACGCCGGAGCGCCGCCGGGAAGAAATGCCGGAATAG
- a CDS encoding sugar phosphate isomerase/epimerase family protein, which yields MADHQVSRRSFLQGTALAVGASMLGTQRQLLAAADDAYGGFRMGLQSYSLRAFKLDEALQHTRTLGVGYWEAFPGHIKLNTLPAHIDEHKAKLQVAGVSLIAYGVLGFNDNETKAREAFDFAQAMGLKSISANPQKNAATFDLLDKLVEEYGIPIAIHNHGPGHIYDKVDDVLEMVKDRHPKIGACVDTGHYIRSDEDPVEVIEKLGDRVFGVHLKDAKTIRDPEEIERLTKELPKNRANQLQREGKIFTILGEGELDVVGCLRVLRKLNYDNCLSLEYEENAQNPLSDIEVCLKTVREAVKELGSRS from the coding sequence ATGGCAGATCATCAGGTTTCACGGCGGTCGTTTCTGCAGGGGACGGCGCTTGCCGTCGGTGCTTCGATGCTGGGGACGCAGCGGCAGCTGCTCGCCGCCGCCGACGATGCGTACGGTGGTTTCCGCATGGGCCTGCAGAGCTATTCGCTGCGGGCCTTCAAGCTCGACGAGGCACTGCAGCACACCCGCACGCTCGGCGTCGGATACTGGGAAGCGTTTCCGGGCCACATCAAGCTCAACACGCTGCCGGCCCACATCGACGAGCACAAGGCGAAGCTGCAGGTAGCGGGCGTTTCGCTGATTGCCTACGGCGTGCTGGGCTTCAACGACAACGAAACGAAAGCGCGGGAAGCATTCGATTTCGCCCAGGCGATGGGGCTCAAGTCCATCAGCGCCAACCCGCAGAAGAATGCCGCGACCTTCGACCTGCTCGACAAGCTCGTCGAGGAGTACGGCATCCCGATTGCGATCCACAATCATGGGCCGGGGCACATCTACGACAAAGTGGATGACGTGCTCGAGATGGTGAAGGACCGGCATCCGAAGATCGGTGCCTGTGTCGACACGGGACACTACATCCGCAGCGATGAGGATCCGGTCGAGGTGATCGAGAAGCTGGGAGATCGTGTCTTCGGCGTGCACCTGAAGGATGCGAAGACAATTCGCGATCCCGAAGAGATCGAGCGCCTCACGAAAGAGCTGCCGAAGAATCGTGCCAACCAGCTCCAGCGCGAAGGGAAGATCTTCACCATCCTCGGTGAGGGGGAACTGGACGTCGTCGGCTGCCTGCGTGTGCTTCGCAAGCTGAACTACGACAACTGCCTGTCACTCGAGTACGAAGAGAACGCCCAGAATCCGCTCTCGGACATCGAGGTCTGTCTGAAGACCGTGCGGGAAGCGGTGAAGGAGTTAGGAAGTAGGAGTTAG
- the smpB gene encoding SsrA-binding protein SmpB, which translates to MAGKKSKSKSGKKNDDRFVCRNRRARHEYDILDSLECGIVLTGSEVKSVRDHKVSIEEAYGKVERGEVWLIGCDIAPYPQATIMNHEPRRTRKLLLSRREIRKFAEAADQQGLTLIPLDVHFSDRGLVKVTLAVARGRKLHDKRENLKKETAKKEMREAIRARR; encoded by the coding sequence ATGGCTGGCAAGAAGTCAAAGTCCAAATCCGGCAAGAAGAACGACGATCGCTTCGTCTGCCGCAACCGTCGCGCGCGGCACGAATACGACATCCTCGATTCACTCGAATGCGGCATCGTGCTGACCGGCAGCGAGGTCAAAAGCGTCCGCGACCACAAGGTGTCGATCGAGGAAGCGTACGGTAAGGTCGAGCGCGGGGAAGTCTGGCTGATCGGCTGCGATATCGCTCCCTATCCGCAGGCGACGATCATGAACCACGAGCCGCGGCGGACGCGCAAGCTTCTGCTCAGTCGCCGCGAGATCCGCAAGTTCGCCGAAGCGGCTGACCAGCAGGGTCTGACATTGATTCCGCTCGACGTCCATTTTTCGGATCGCGGCCTGGTCAAGGTGACGTTGGCGGTGGCCCGCGGCCGCAAGCTGCACGACAAACGTGAGAACCTGAAGAAAGAGACCGCGAAGAAAGAGATGCGCGAAGCCATTCGCGCCCGCCGTTAG
- a CDS encoding FtsW/RodA/SpoVE family cell cycle protein produces METLRKTFLALLAMLLGIGTLMVYSASITARPSDSEQIYLARQLAFLLTALSIGAVAAILPARFWQRAAPWLYLLSIGLLVAVVTPGLGTEVNGARRWLRYGSISLQPSELAKITLTLLLARLLGSRPPGRLPFWRCTVLPVVVTGLMLALVFREPDLGTTAFLAMIAGIVLFIGGWPMWRFVAAAVALVPLAASVALLEPYQLERIRGFIATWTDFDSAPYQIRQSLTTLGVGGLTGVGLGSGWQKLSFLPEANTDFVFAVLGEELGLIGTLGVILLWLALYAVGLKLLAPLPRQSFQYLAGFTLLTQILLQAALNVAVVTAMVPPKGIPHPLMSYGGSSLVTSVTALAIVLGLSREIPSPDEADLSDALSVDADIRQTETALHTVEPCEDTPAPSSPAPREEACPV; encoded by the coding sequence ATGGAAACGCTTCGCAAGACCTTCCTGGCGCTGCTGGCGATGCTGCTCGGCATCGGGACGCTGATGGTCTACAGCGCCAGTATCACGGCCCGCCCGAGTGACAGCGAACAGATCTATCTCGCGCGACAGCTCGCCTTTCTGCTGACGGCCCTCTCGATCGGAGCGGTCGCGGCCATTCTGCCGGCACGGTTCTGGCAGCGGGCCGCCCCCTGGCTGTATCTGCTGAGCATCGGTCTGCTGGTCGCCGTCGTCACACCCGGCCTCGGCACCGAAGTCAACGGAGCCCGTCGCTGGCTGCGTTACGGCAGCATCTCCCTGCAGCCGTCCGAACTGGCAAAGATCACGTTGACGCTGCTGCTGGCCCGGCTGCTCGGCTCGCGCCCTCCCGGGCGGCTCCCCTTCTGGAGATGCACCGTTCTGCCCGTCGTCGTGACCGGGCTGATGCTGGCCCTCGTCTTTCGCGAACCGGATCTCGGCACCACCGCATTCCTCGCGATGATTGCCGGCATCGTGCTGTTCATCGGCGGCTGGCCGATGTGGCGTTTCGTTGCTGCGGCCGTTGCCCTCGTTCCCCTCGCCGCCAGCGTCGCCCTGCTGGAACCGTACCAACTCGAGCGGATCCGCGGTTTCATCGCCACCTGGACCGACTTCGATTCGGCTCCGTATCAGATCCGGCAATCGCTGACGACGCTCGGCGTCGGCGGCCTGACGGGTGTCGGACTGGGGAGCGGCTGGCAGAAACTGAGCTTTCTTCCGGAAGCGAATACCGATTTCGTCTTCGCCGTCCTGGGTGAGGAACTGGGACTGATCGGCACACTGGGAGTCATCCTGCTGTGGCTGGCTCTGTATGCCGTCGGACTGAAGCTGCTCGCCCCGCTTCCCCGCCAGTCATTCCAGTACCTGGCCGGCTTCACACTGCTGACCCAGATCCTGCTGCAGGCGGCCCTGAATGTCGCTGTCGTGACGGCCATGGTCCCCCCGAAGGGGATCCCCCACCCGCTGATGAGCTACGGCGGCAGCAGCCTGGTGACCAGTGTGACGGCACTGGCGATCGTGCTGGGACTTTCGCGGGAAATCCCGTCGCCCGACGAAGCGGATCTTTCAGACGCCCTGTCCGTCGATGCCGATATCCGGCAGACCGAAACCGCTCTTCACACAGTCGAGCCGTGTGAAGATACTCCCGCCCCATCGAGTCCGGCTCCCAGGGAAGAGGCATGTCCGGTTTGA
- a CDS encoding QcrA and Rieske domain-containing protein, whose protein sequence is MEKKKLTTAEILALARKQDAQGGGPADSPAASESAPEPAQPEAPQETAAEETAPAKPAGEKPKSTADILATARAQGGGAAAAPKKEAAAEPEAPAAKPAAPKSTADILAAARAQGGGAKPAGETSAKPKSTADILAAARAQGKGGAPAAKPAAAKAKPAAAAGKPAAAKPAAPAGDRPSVQEMLAAVRKGGDAPTAAKPAKPKLPAKPKLPAKGKGKEVPRRSFLASAGDLLLMPFSIGWLLVGAIGAIWSLAAARFMMPNMVVELPSRFKVGPPSDFPMGTVSEKYKAARGIWIVHTDQYNGQSLIYALSTVCTHLGCTPNWLQAEQKFKCPCHGSGFYINGINFEGPAPRPLERVGIGLAADGMLEVDKSVKFQEELGQWADPASYYETV, encoded by the coding sequence ATGGAAAAGAAAAAGCTGACGACCGCGGAAATCCTCGCGCTGGCGAGGAAGCAGGACGCTCAGGGTGGCGGCCCGGCTGATTCTCCGGCTGCATCCGAATCAGCGCCGGAACCTGCCCAGCCCGAAGCTCCGCAGGAAACGGCGGCCGAAGAGACCGCACCTGCGAAGCCGGCGGGGGAGAAACCGAAGTCAACTGCAGACATCCTTGCCACCGCCCGCGCTCAGGGAGGTGGTGCCGCCGCAGCTCCGAAGAAAGAAGCTGCCGCGGAACCGGAGGCACCGGCTGCAAAGCCGGCCGCCCCGAAATCAACGGCCGACATCCTTGCGGCCGCCCGGGCCCAGGGGGGCGGTGCCAAGCCGGCCGGCGAAACCTCCGCGAAGCCGAAGTCAACCGCCGACATCCTGGCTGCGGCCCGCGCCCAGGGTAAAGGTGGTGCTCCTGCCGCCAAACCGGCGGCAGCCAAGGCAAAGCCGGCGGCAGCGGCAGGCAAACCTGCAGCAGCGAAGCCGGCAGCCCCCGCGGGTGATCGTCCCTCGGTTCAGGAGATGCTCGCCGCAGTCCGCAAGGGGGGCGATGCTCCGACCGCTGCGAAGCCTGCCAAACCGAAACTCCCGGCGAAGCCGAAACTTCCCGCGAAAGGCAAAGGGAAAGAAGTTCCCCGCCGATCGTTCCTGGCCTCCGCCGGTGACCTGCTGCTCATGCCGTTTTCGATCGGCTGGCTGCTGGTCGGAGCCATCGGCGCGATCTGGTCGCTGGCAGCCGCACGCTTCATGATGCCCAATATGGTCGTCGAACTCCCCAGCCGCTTCAAAGTGGGGCCCCCCTCCGACTTCCCGATGGGAACCGTCTCGGAGAAGTACAAGGCGGCCCGCGGCATCTGGATCGTGCACACCGACCAGTACAACGGTCAGAGCCTCATCTACGCCCTCAGCACGGTCTGCACCCACCTGGGTTGCACGCCGAACTGGCTGCAGGCCGAGCAGAAGTTCAAATGCCCCTGCCACGGCTCGGGGTTCTATATCAACGGAATCAACTTCGAAGGCCCGGCTCCCCGTCCTCTCGAACGCGTCGGCATTGGCCTGGCGGCGGACGGGATGCTCGAGGTCGACAAGAGCGTCAAGTTCCAGGAAGAACTCGGCCAGTGGGCCGACCCCGCCTCGTATTACGAAACCGTTTGA
- the murG gene encoding undecaprenyldiphospho-muramoylpentapeptide beta-N-acetylglucosaminyltransferase produces the protein MSGLSLVFASGGSGGHIFPAVAVAEAVRARNPRVMPVFAGSDRPIERAIAARHGYERFVLPAASLNTLWRTPRVFVRTQWDAYRQARAFLQQRQPAAVIGCGSFSGAPLVYAASRLGIPVILLEQNVIPGRATSWLSRRADAVCVSFVESCRKLPRKARTPVTGNPIRREIARLTERAVHRTGERPTLLILGGSQGARAVNNVVCSVGAKLRWLLEDWQVIHQTGWNDAPRICAAWRSLRIDAEVAPFFDDTASLYARADLVISRAGATTLAEVACAGLPSILVPYPHAARNHQVANALVFRNAGAATIVEQNQNRREFATDLMESLGGLLQDRDARFEMGESARSLARPNAAEEVVDVLFELTGLPAAPVTSRPVRAAG, from the coding sequence ATGTCCGGTTTGAGTCTTGTGTTCGCCAGTGGTGGCAGTGGAGGCCACATCTTTCCGGCTGTGGCCGTCGCCGAAGCGGTCCGCGCACGCAATCCCCGCGTCATGCCGGTCTTTGCGGGATCTGATCGTCCCATTGAACGGGCGATCGCCGCACGCCACGGGTATGAACGGTTTGTCCTCCCCGCAGCGTCCCTCAACACCTTGTGGCGCACCCCGCGTGTCTTCGTCCGCACCCAGTGGGATGCGTACCGGCAGGCGCGTGCGTTTCTGCAGCAGAGGCAGCCGGCAGCCGTCATCGGCTGCGGCAGCTTCTCCGGTGCACCGCTCGTCTACGCAGCATCACGACTCGGCATTCCGGTCATCCTGCTCGAACAGAACGTCATTCCCGGCCGTGCGACTTCCTGGCTGAGCCGTCGTGCCGACGCCGTCTGCGTCAGCTTCGTCGAGTCCTGCCGCAAGCTGCCGCGCAAAGCACGCACACCCGTCACCGGCAATCCAATTCGCAGGGAGATTGCCCGCCTCACCGAACGCGCCGTCCACCGTACAGGGGAACGTCCGACATTGCTGATCCTCGGCGGCAGTCAGGGGGCCCGGGCCGTGAACAATGTGGTCTGCTCGGTCGGAGCCAAACTGCGGTGGCTGCTCGAGGACTGGCAGGTCATCCATCAGACCGGCTGGAATGATGCGCCCCGAATTTGCGCGGCATGGCGGTCGCTGCGAATCGATGCCGAGGTCGCTCCGTTCTTCGACGACACCGCCTCGCTTTATGCGCGTGCAGACCTGGTCATTTCGCGGGCTGGAGCGACGACACTGGCTGAGGTCGCCTGTGCCGGTCTGCCGTCGATTCTGGTGCCGTACCCGCATGCTGCCCGCAATCATCAGGTTGCCAACGCGCTCGTTTTTCGCAACGCGGGGGCAGCCACGATCGTGGAACAGAATCAGAACCGCCGCGAGTTCGCAACGGACCTGATGGAGTCACTCGGAGGACTGCTGCAGGACCGGGACGCCCGCTTTGAGATGGGAGAATCCGCCCGCTCCCTCGCCCGACCGAATGCCGCCGAGGAGGTTGTCGACGTTCTGTTCGAGCTGACCGGCCTGCCGGCTGCACCGGTCACATCCCGACCGGTTCGCGCGGCCGGGTGA
- a CDS encoding cytochrome b N-terminal domain-containing protein: protein MSVGEYIRNSQIWRSIFRHPAPYDRRNRAVVMLTNFFLHLHPVSVKKGGIALSYTWCMGGVTFFLFLVEALTGVLLMFYYRPTLEWAFTDIRNLRDVTTLGIMREIHRWGAHAMVITVWLHMYRVFLTGSYKPPREFNWVIGVLLLVLTLLLSFTGYLLPWDQLAIWAITVGSNMARATPFLGHEGPGFQLLNVGGYDLITNASDARFLLLGARTVGEETLNRFYILHCVAIPLVVATLIAIHFWRVRKDGGISQPL from the coding sequence ATGTCGGTCGGCGAATACATTCGCAACTCACAGATCTGGCGCAGCATCTTCCGGCACCCGGCCCCCTACGACCGCCGCAACCGCGCGGTCGTAATGCTGACCAACTTCTTCCTCCACCTGCATCCGGTCTCCGTCAAGAAGGGGGGGATCGCCCTCTCCTACACCTGGTGCATGGGTGGGGTGACCTTCTTCCTGTTTCTGGTCGAAGCGCTTACCGGCGTGCTGCTGATGTTCTACTACCGCCCCACTCTCGAGTGGGCGTTTACCGACATCCGCAACCTTCGCGACGTTACCACCCTCGGCATCATGCGGGAAATCCACCGCTGGGGGGCACACGCGATGGTGATCACCGTCTGGCTGCATATGTACCGCGTCTTTCTCACAGGCAGCTACAAGCCGCCGCGCGAGTTCAACTGGGTCATCGGCGTGCTGCTGCTCGTACTGACACTGTTGCTCTCGTTTACCGGCTACCTGCTGCCGTGGGACCAGCTCGCCATCTGGGCCATCACGGTCGGCTCCAACATGGCCCGGGCGACGCCGTTCCTGGGGCACGAAGGCCCCGGATTCCAACTGCTGAACGTCGGCGGTTACGACCTGATTACCAATGCCAGCGATGCCCGCTTCCTGTTACTGGGAGCACGGACCGTCGGCGAAGAGACCCTCAACCGGTTCTACATCCTGCACTGCGTCGCGATCCCACTGGTGGTCGCCACGCTGATTGCGATTCACTTCTGGCGCGTCCGCAAGGATGGCGGCATCAGTCAGCCGCTGTAA